Proteins encoded together in one Hymenobacter monticola window:
- a CDS encoding tetratricopeptide repeat protein: MKKRGWWLLLLCLGLHVGPARACLNDHAATKLDGTWQSSDDESMVMGPVPVGRNLAAEALANRRRLQQFDSLWRTRHRLADYAGYGLTLVYLGRYAEARKVFEQLDTWRPNQYETAANLGTVYELLGNPYLALKWIQKSIQLNPRSHQGTEWLHVNILQAKLRGARAINSEYLLGVDFGEGAAPVPGLRGSRPLDSIQHALYYQLSERLSFVRPPDPIVAQLLFNLGNVYALTSNLESSERVYAEAERYGYHGQLLRKRKAYFWWLRAGTDIIPQLILVALLGLVGFGCWRLGKVLRRRFVRPA; this comes from the coding sequence ATGAAAAAGCGTGGTTGGTGGCTGCTTCTGCTGTGCTTGGGGCTGCACGTTGGCCCGGCCCGGGCCTGCCTCAACGACCATGCCGCCACCAAGCTGGACGGCACGTGGCAAAGCTCAGACGATGAAAGCATGGTCATGGGCCCGGTTCCGGTAGGGCGAAACCTGGCGGCCGAAGCCCTGGCCAACCGGCGTCGCCTGCAACAGTTCGACAGCCTCTGGCGCACCCGCCACCGGTTGGCCGATTACGCCGGCTACGGCCTGACGCTGGTTTACCTGGGGCGCTACGCTGAGGCGCGCAAAGTGTTTGAGCAACTGGACACCTGGCGGCCCAACCAGTACGAAACTGCTGCCAACCTGGGCACCGTGTACGAGCTGCTGGGCAACCCTTATTTGGCGCTGAAATGGATACAGAAATCCATTCAACTCAATCCCCGTTCGCACCAGGGCACGGAGTGGCTGCACGTCAATATTTTGCAGGCCAAGCTGCGCGGGGCGCGGGCCATCAACTCCGAGTACCTGCTGGGGGTTGATTTCGGCGAGGGCGCGGCCCCGGTGCCGGGCCTGCGTGGCAGCCGGCCGCTCGATTCCATTCAACACGCGCTTTACTACCAATTATCGGAGCGCCTGAGCTTTGTGCGCCCGCCCGACCCCATTGTGGCGCAGTTGCTGTTCAACCTCGGCAACGTTTATGCGCTGACCAGCAACCTGGAATCATCGGAGCGGGTGTATGCCGAAGCTGAGCGCTATGGCTACCACGGCCAGTTGCTGCGGAAGCGGAAGGCCTACTTCTGGTGGCTGCGGGCCGGAACAGACATTATTCCCCAGCTTATCTTGGTGGCGCTGCTTGGCTTGGTCGGATTTGGCTGCTGGCGGCTGGGCAAAGTCCTGCGCCGCCGCTTTGTCCGGCCGGCCTAG
- a CDS encoding helix-turn-helix domain-containing protein: MFSAARIQALRKSKGYSQELLAEQSGVSLRTIQRVEQGETVPRGHTVQALAAALDVPLEALLALPKPVAEATMEPSGSVPVPGAPAVSRLPDAPAPLLTPAAPAPPASSALPSDPQALELLNLSALCLLVFPFLNLLAPYLLWRKHRHDTAHAAEVGRRVLGFQVLWQVASFFSYLMVLLLQAAMFFYFGVVLKGVFLGVFVLTYLVNVVTVGYNQLLLRRGQLDIYPIRL; encoded by the coding sequence ATGTTTTCGGCCGCCCGTATTCAAGCCCTGCGCAAAAGCAAAGGTTATTCGCAAGAGCTGCTGGCCGAGCAGTCCGGAGTGAGCTTGCGCACCATTCAGCGGGTGGAGCAGGGCGAAACCGTGCCGCGTGGCCACACCGTGCAGGCCCTGGCCGCAGCCCTGGACGTACCGCTGGAGGCGCTGCTGGCTTTGCCGAAGCCAGTGGCAGAAGCCACAATGGAGCCGTCGGGTTCGGTACCCGTGCCCGGGGCGCCGGCAGTTTCGCGGCTGCCTGACGCGCCCGCTCCACTATTGACGCCTGCCGCCCCTGCGCCGCCCGCAAGTTCCGCCTTGCCCTCCGACCCGCAAGCCCTGGAGCTGCTCAACCTGAGTGCGCTCTGCCTGCTGGTGTTTCCATTCCTCAACCTGCTGGCGCCCTACCTGCTTTGGCGCAAGCACCGCCACGACACGGCCCACGCCGCCGAAGTGGGCCGCCGGGTGCTCGGGTTTCAGGTGCTGTGGCAGGTGGCCAGCTTCTTCAGCTACCTGATGGTGCTGCTGCTGCAAGCCGCCATGTTCTTCTACTTCGGGGTGGTGCTGAAGGGCGTCTTTCTCGGCGTTTTCGTGCTCACTTATTTGGTCAATGTCGTGACGGTGGGCTACAACCAGCTGCTGTTGCGGCGCGGCCAACTCGATATTTACCCCATTCGGCTTTAA
- a CDS encoding macro domain-containing protein, with protein MHLNLIATNPEITDAWEKVFADVPQVTVRLGSIFDYPADALISPANSFGYMNGGLDFAISKNLGWHLEKDLQRIIREKYYGELLVGQAEIIPTGHANFPYLIAAPTMRTPMTITRGPNVYLAMKAILTLVRYGKLASGQAVSDVVKTLAVPGLGTGVGQVRPLVCARQMRLAWEDVMKEKFTTEAGWEEMCSNYAYFYTHDRPDIKYDIY; from the coding sequence ATGCACCTAAACCTGATTGCCACCAACCCAGAAATTACTGACGCCTGGGAAAAAGTTTTTGCCGACGTACCGCAAGTTACCGTTCGCCTCGGCTCCATTTTCGATTACCCCGCCGATGCGCTCATCAGCCCGGCCAACAGCTTCGGCTACATGAACGGCGGGCTGGATTTTGCCATCTCCAAAAACCTGGGCTGGCACCTGGAAAAGGACCTGCAGCGCATTATCCGCGAGAAATATTACGGAGAGTTACTGGTGGGCCAGGCGGAAATCATTCCGACTGGCCACGCCAACTTCCCCTACCTGATAGCGGCGCCAACCATGCGTACGCCCATGACCATCACGCGCGGCCCCAATGTGTACCTGGCCATGAAAGCCATCCTGACGCTGGTGCGCTACGGCAAGCTGGCTTCCGGCCAGGCTGTAAGCGACGTGGTAAAAACGCTGGCTGTGCCGGGGCTGGGCACGGGCGTGGGCCAGGTTCGCCCCCTGGTGTGCGCCCGGCAAATGCGCCTGGCCTGGGAGGATGTGATGAAGGAGAAGTTCACCACCGAAGCGGGCTGGGAAGAGATGTGCTCGAACTATGCCTACTTCTATACCCATGACCGGCCTGATATCAAATACGACATCTACTGA
- the mdh gene encoding malate dehydrogenase, giving the protein MKVTVVGAGNVGATCADVLATREIANEIVLVDIKEGFAEGKALDIWQKAPIIGYDSRTVGVTGDYSRTAGSDVVVITSGLPRKPGMTRDDLISTNAGIVKSVTEQVVKYSPNAIIIIVSNPLDVMTYQAHLTSGLDRTKVFGMAGILDTARYRAFLAEALNVSPKDIQAVLMGGHGDTMVPLPRYTTVGGIPVTELIGKEELDAIVARTTNGGGELVKLMGTSAWYAPGAAAAQMVEAIVRDQRRVFPVCIKLEGEYGIDGVYLGAPVILGKNGIEKVIELQLNDEEKALLETSRGHVKEVMDALDKMSAAQPA; this is encoded by the coding sequence ATGAAAGTTACCGTAGTCGGAGCCGGCAACGTGGGCGCAACCTGCGCCGATGTGCTCGCCACGCGTGAAATCGCCAACGAAATTGTTCTGGTTGACATCAAGGAAGGTTTCGCCGAAGGCAAAGCCCTCGACATCTGGCAAAAAGCGCCCATCATCGGCTACGACTCGCGCACGGTGGGCGTGACCGGCGACTACAGCCGTACGGCCGGTTCTGATGTGGTAGTGATTACCTCGGGCCTGCCCCGCAAGCCCGGCATGACTCGCGACGACCTAATTTCGACCAACGCCGGCATCGTGAAATCGGTGACCGAGCAGGTGGTGAAGTACTCGCCCAACGCCATCATCATCATCGTGAGCAACCCGCTCGACGTGATGACTTACCAGGCCCACCTCACCTCCGGCCTCGACCGCACCAAGGTGTTCGGCATGGCCGGCATTCTGGACACGGCCCGCTACCGCGCCTTCCTGGCCGAGGCCCTGAACGTGAGCCCGAAAGACATTCAGGCCGTGCTCATGGGCGGCCACGGCGACACCATGGTGCCCCTGCCCCGCTACACCACCGTGGGCGGCATCCCCGTAACGGAACTCATTGGCAAAGAAGAGCTGGACGCCATTGTGGCCCGCACCACCAACGGCGGCGGCGAACTGGTGAAGCTGATGGGCACCTCGGCCTGGTACGCCCCCGGCGCGGCCGCGGCCCAGATGGTGGAAGCCATCGTGCGCGACCAGCGCCGCGTGTTCCCGGTGTGCATCAAGCTGGAAGGCGAGTACGGCATCGACGGCGTGTACCTGGGCGCCCCGGTTATCCTGGGCAAAAACGGCATCGAGAAGGTGATTGAGCTGCAACTAAACGACGAAGAGAAAGCCCTGCTCGAAACCTCGCGCGGCCACGTGAAAGAGGTGATGGACGCCCTCGACAAAATGAGCGCTGCCCAGCCGGCGTAG
- the tilS gene encoding tRNA lysidine(34) synthetase TilS — MLDAVRRFIEEHDLFSIENDPILVAVSGGLDSVVLLDILHRLRVQVAVAHCHFGLRGEDADADEQFVRKLAKQYGLPYFAEFFRTKEFAEQEGISTQMAARLLRYRWFEEVREREQLAAIATAHHQRDQAETMILNLTHGTGLAGLHGIQVKNGHVVRPLLGLGRDDLHDYLVERGLRWREDDSNDSPVYQRNLLRHEVLPVLREINPNLDQTMAATAERVGGAEEIVRRYVEDTAAQARRDEDEVTYLNISTLQKTAATTLVLHELLRPFGFSWPVVKDIVAAFGGESGRRFDSPTHRLVKDREHLVITPRRTSQYGTFQLVAGQTDLLADGMRLKAELHDDAKHFIIPRSKSTAALDADKLKFPLTLRRWQEGDWFMPLGMKGKKLLSDFLIDQKVPLNLKDEVRVLTSADGKICWVVGWRVDDRFKVEDATERVLTVQRM, encoded by the coding sequence ATGCTTGATGCCGTACGCCGCTTCATTGAGGAGCACGACCTTTTTTCCATCGAAAACGACCCCATTCTGGTCGCCGTCAGCGGCGGACTCGATTCGGTGGTGCTGTTAGACATTTTGCATCGCCTCCGGGTTCAGGTAGCGGTGGCGCACTGCCACTTCGGCCTGCGCGGCGAAGATGCCGACGCCGACGAGCAGTTTGTGCGCAAGCTGGCCAAGCAGTACGGCCTCCCCTACTTTGCCGAGTTTTTCCGCACCAAGGAATTTGCCGAGCAGGAAGGCATTTCAACGCAAATGGCGGCCCGCCTGCTGCGCTACCGCTGGTTTGAAGAAGTGCGGGAACGGGAGCAGCTGGCCGCCATTGCCACCGCCCACCACCAGCGCGACCAGGCCGAAACCATGATTCTCAACCTCACGCACGGCACCGGCCTGGCCGGCCTGCACGGCATTCAGGTGAAAAATGGCCACGTGGTGCGCCCACTGCTGGGCCTGGGCCGCGACGACCTGCACGACTACCTGGTGGAGCGCGGCCTGCGCTGGCGCGAAGACGACAGCAACGACAGCCCCGTGTACCAGCGCAACCTGCTGCGCCACGAGGTGCTGCCCGTGCTGCGCGAAATCAACCCCAACCTCGACCAAACCATGGCCGCCACCGCCGAGCGCGTGGGTGGAGCCGAAGAAATTGTGCGCCGCTACGTGGAGGATACCGCCGCCCAGGCCCGCCGCGACGAGGACGAGGTGACCTATTTAAACATCAGCACGCTGCAAAAAACGGCGGCTACTACGTTGGTACTGCACGAGTTGCTGCGGCCTTTCGGCTTTTCGTGGCCGGTGGTGAAGGACATTGTAGCGGCGTTTGGCGGCGAGAGCGGTCGGCGGTTTGACTCGCCCACGCACCGGCTGGTGAAGGACCGGGAGCATCTGGTCATCACCCCGCGGCGCACGTCGCAATACGGCACCTTCCAGCTGGTGGCGGGCCAAACCGATTTGCTGGCCGACGGCATGCGCCTCAAGGCTGAGCTACACGATGACGCAAAGCACTTCATCATCCCGCGCTCGAAAAGCACGGCGGCGCTGGATGCCGACAAGCTGAAATTCCCGCTCACCTTGCGCCGCTGGCAGGAAGGCGACTGGTTTATGCCGCTGGGCATGAAGGGCAAGAAGCTGCTCAGCGACTTTTTAATTGACCAGAAAGTGCCGCTCAATTTGAAAGATGAGGTGCGCGTGCTCACCTCGGCCGACGGCAAAATCTGCTGGGTGGTGGGCTGGCGCGTCGACGACCGATTCAAGGTGGAGGACGCTACCGAGCGGGTGCTTACGGTGCAGCGGATGTAG
- a CDS encoding OstA-like protein: MSFFRFLVLLFALGPLLGHAQNPTVARPGAAKAPVAPPRATTGTPPAKGAPIKLLTSGQLVGGVFDGVKIRKLIGNVSFQQDDVFLYCDSAYQYIDNNQVEAFSNVRVVQSDTMTITGDHGFYDGAKRTARMTGNVVMRDTRMTLTAPSLEYDMNRKTAYYTETGHLTDPQNTLDSQEGFYDRNSKVFLFKRNVHLVTPDSELNNDTLRYNTVTKIAYFNGPTRIKGKQGNLYAEGGNYNTITRVSDFKKNAKIDTPNYLLGGDNLVYDELKLYGVAKGHVSLTSKKDNLVLRGDAGKYWRALGRTKLYGGRPVVRNIGSQKDTLYMAADTLISIEARPGQTTKRTVLYAFPRVQIFRGNLQGICDSLTYDRQDSIIYLNQDPVLWQAKNQLTADSMQIRSKRGKVDEMRLYANAFAVSQDTLLNFNQTKGRNMISYFRDNKIRRVDVLGNAESIFYALDGDTATTGMNRVLSANMRMLFVDSKLNKISVLSNPEAKFIPPHELKPADERLKNFRWRAKERPTRRQVLGKQFDDRPKKPKAVKKKTKTTPKKAPKAKPTPKKTTAKPAKPVANAAQLPAGPAASPGAPKIPAARR; the protein is encoded by the coding sequence ATGTCTTTCTTCCGCTTTTTAGTTCTGCTCTTTGCGCTGGGGCCGCTGCTGGGCCACGCTCAAAACCCGACGGTGGCGCGCCCTGGTGCTGCTAAAGCGCCGGTTGCTCCACCGCGGGCAACCACCGGCACGCCGCCGGCCAAGGGGGCGCCCATCAAGCTGCTCACCTCGGGCCAGTTGGTGGGTGGCGTATTTGATGGGGTGAAGATTCGGAAGCTGATTGGCAACGTCAGCTTTCAGCAGGACGACGTGTTCTTGTATTGCGATTCGGCCTACCAGTACATTGATAACAACCAGGTAGAGGCTTTCAGCAACGTGCGCGTGGTGCAGAGCGACACCATGACCATCACCGGCGACCACGGCTTCTACGACGGCGCCAAGCGCACGGCCCGCATGACCGGCAACGTGGTGATGCGCGACACCCGCATGACCCTCACGGCCCCCTCGCTGGAGTACGACATGAACCGGAAGACGGCCTACTACACCGAAACCGGCCACCTCACCGACCCGCAAAACACCCTCGACAGCCAGGAAGGCTTCTACGACCGCAACTCCAAGGTCTTCCTCTTCAAGCGCAACGTGCACTTGGTGACGCCTGATTCGGAACTGAACAATGACACGCTGCGCTACAACACCGTCACCAAAATTGCCTACTTCAACGGCCCCACGCGCATTAAAGGCAAGCAGGGCAACCTCTACGCCGAGGGCGGCAACTACAACACCATCACGCGCGTCTCAGACTTCAAGAAGAACGCGAAAATCGACACGCCCAACTACCTGCTGGGCGGCGACAACCTGGTGTACGATGAGCTAAAGCTCTACGGCGTAGCCAAGGGGCATGTGTCCCTCACGTCCAAGAAAGACAACCTCGTGTTACGCGGCGACGCCGGCAAATACTGGCGCGCGCTGGGGCGCACCAAGCTTTATGGCGGCCGGCCAGTAGTGCGCAACATCGGCTCTCAGAAAGACACGCTCTACATGGCTGCTGATACGCTCATCAGCATAGAAGCCCGGCCCGGCCAAACCACCAAGCGCACTGTGCTTTACGCGTTTCCGCGGGTGCAGATTTTCCGGGGCAACCTGCAGGGCATCTGCGACTCGCTGACCTACGACCGGCAGGACAGCATCATCTACCTCAACCAAGACCCCGTGCTGTGGCAGGCCAAAAACCAGCTCACCGCCGACTCGATGCAGATTCGCTCGAAGCGCGGCAAGGTGGATGAGATGCGCCTGTATGCCAACGCCTTCGCCGTGAGTCAGGACACGCTCCTGAATTTCAACCAGACCAAGGGGCGCAACATGATTTCGTATTTCCGCGACAACAAAATCCGACGCGTCGATGTGCTGGGCAACGCGGAAAGCATCTTCTACGCCCTCGACGGCGACACCGCTACCACCGGCATGAACCGGGTGCTCTCGGCCAACATGCGGATGCTGTTTGTTGATAGCAAGCTCAACAAAATATCGGTGCTCTCGAACCCCGAGGCTAAGTTTATTCCGCCCCACGAACTCAAGCCCGCCGATGAGCGCCTGAAGAACTTCCGCTGGCGCGCCAAGGAACGGCCCACCCGCCGGCAGGTGTTGGGCAAGCAGTTCGACGACCGGCCCAAAAAGCCCAAGGCCGTTAAGAAGAAAACCAAAACGACTCCCAAAAAAGCCCCCAAGGCCAAGCCCACCCCGAAAAAGACGACGGCCAAGCCCGCAAAGCCGGTGGCCAATGCCGCGCAGCTTCCCGCTGGCCCCGCTGCCAGCCCGGGGGCACCCAAAATTCCGGCCGCGCGGCGCTAG
- a CDS encoding outer membrane protein assembly factor BamD, with the protein MPISRLTVLFLLVSTLLLGACASGYQKLLKSTDVNKKYAAAVQYYEKGDFFRAGTLLEDLIPLLKGRPEAEKAQFYFANTNYKQRNYVLSAFYFKQFTDTYPNSEYTEEATFLNAKSLFLDSPGFELDQTNTVSALESIQDFLNRYPDSKFKAETDNMAQELQKKLENKAFESARLYYQLRYNQAAVVALTNFQLQYPASAFAEQAAFLRLTAQYSWAKESVESKQRERYLEAVSFYQQFVDTYPKSKNLKAAQDMYDSSQAEITRLKAVPTAAAN; encoded by the coding sequence ATGCCGATTTCCCGCCTCACGGTTCTGTTTCTGCTGGTTAGCACGCTCTTGCTGGGCGCTTGCGCCAGCGGCTACCAAAAATTGCTGAAAAGCACCGACGTCAATAAAAAGTACGCCGCGGCCGTGCAGTACTACGAAAAGGGTGACTTTTTCCGGGCCGGCACGCTGCTCGAAGACCTCATCCCGTTGCTGAAAGGCCGCCCCGAAGCCGAAAAAGCACAGTTCTACTTCGCCAACACCAACTACAAGCAGCGCAACTATGTGCTGAGCGCGTTCTACTTCAAGCAGTTCACTGACACGTATCCAAACTCGGAGTACACCGAAGAAGCCACGTTTCTGAATGCCAAGTCGCTGTTCCTGGACTCGCCCGGCTTTGAACTCGACCAAACCAACACGGTATCGGCCCTCGAATCCATCCAGGATTTCCTGAACCGCTACCCCGACAGCAAGTTCAAGGCCGAAACCGATAACATGGCCCAGGAGCTGCAGAAGAAGCTGGAGAACAAGGCTTTCGAAAGCGCCCGCCTCTATTACCAGCTGCGCTACAACCAGGCAGCCGTGGTGGCCCTCACCAATTTTCAGCTGCAATACCCCGCCTCGGCCTTTGCCGAGCAAGCGGCCTTCCTGCGCCTCACCGCCCAGTATTCGTGGGCCAAGGAAAGCGTGGAGTCCAAGCAGCGTGAGCGGTATCTGGAAGCCGTGAGCTTCTACCAGCAGTTCGTCGATACGTACCCCAAGAGCAAAAACCTCAAAGCCGCGCAGGACATGTACGATTCCAGCCAGGCCGAAATTACCCGTTTGAAAGCCGTGCCCACTGCTGCGGCCAATTAA
- a CDS encoding DNA-directed RNA polymerase subunit omega, whose product MKPNPNAVSSSIVTRNIADITGDNGNVYEAISVISKRANQLSVKLKEELNDKLAEFASTVDNLEEVFENREQIEVSKQYERMPKPTSLAIEEFLQGKIYYSTPEPEEVQIPRELF is encoded by the coding sequence ATGAAACCCAATCCCAACGCCGTATCGAGCTCCATCGTAACGCGCAACATCGCCGACATTACCGGCGACAACGGCAATGTGTACGAGGCCATTTCCGTGATTTCGAAGCGCGCCAACCAACTGTCGGTGAAGCTGAAAGAGGAATTGAACGACAAGCTGGCCGAGTTTGCCTCCACGGTCGACAACCTGGAAGAAGTATTCGAAAACCGCGAGCAAATCGAGGTTTCGAAGCAGTACGAGCGCATGCCCAAGCCCACGAGCCTCGCCATTGAGGAGTTTCTGCAGGGTAAAATCTATTACAGCACGCCCGAGCCCGAGGAGGTTCAGATTCCCCGCGAGCTGTTCTAA
- a CDS encoding flavoprotein: MADLTPPRNALHGRRILLGVSGSIAAYKAAPLTRLLVKAGAEVQVILTEAAAAFVTPLTLGTLSKKPVLTGFLRNAAAGEWHNHVELGLWADALLIAPASANTIGQLANGLCPNLLCAVYLSARCPVFLAPAMDLDMYAHPAVTQNLARLRSFGNHVFDSPSGELASGLSGHGRMLEPEDIVEELEQFFEK, encoded by the coding sequence ATGGCCGACCTTACCCCGCCACGCAACGCCCTGCACGGCCGCCGCATTTTGCTGGGCGTGAGCGGCAGCATCGCAGCCTACAAAGCCGCGCCGCTCACCCGCCTGCTGGTGAAGGCGGGGGCCGAAGTGCAGGTCATCCTCACCGAAGCTGCTGCCGCTTTTGTCACGCCGCTCACCTTGGGCACGCTCTCCAAAAAGCCCGTGCTGACCGGCTTTTTGCGCAATGCCGCGGCCGGCGAGTGGCACAACCACGTGGAGCTGGGCCTGTGGGCCGATGCCCTGCTGATTGCGCCCGCCAGCGCCAATACCATCGGCCAGCTGGCCAACGGCCTGTGCCCGAACCTGCTATGCGCGGTGTACTTGTCGGCCCGCTGCCCGGTGTTTCTGGCCCCGGCCATGGATTTGGACATGTACGCCCACCCAGCCGTGACGCAAAACCTAGCCCGGCTGCGCTCCTTCGGTAACCACGTATTTGACTCGCCCAGCGGCGAGCTGGCCAGCGGCCTCAGCGGCCACGGCCGCATGCTAGAGCCGGAAGACATTGTGGAGGAGCTGGAGCAGTTTTTTGAAAAATAG
- a CDS encoding phosphopantothenoylcysteine decarboxylase produces the protein MHVLLTAGPTYEPLDPVRFLGNRSTGKMGYALAEAFAAEGAQVTLVSGPSQLADPANPRIQTVRVETAAEMFAAASAAAEVADVWVFAAAVADYRPAQVAAEKIKKAGETLTLELVKNVDIAATLGQQKRAEQFAVGFALETTNELAHAQDKLYRKNFDLVVLNSLRDPGAGFGHDTNKVTVLDAAGQIVNFELQSKAEVARGLVSLILARRAAKL, from the coding sequence ATGCACGTCCTCCTCACCGCCGGCCCCACCTACGAACCGCTCGACCCCGTCCGCTTCCTCGGCAACCGTTCGACGGGAAAAATGGGCTATGCGCTGGCCGAAGCTTTCGCGGCCGAAGGTGCACAAGTGACGCTGGTGAGCGGCCCCAGCCAGCTGGCCGACCCGGCCAATCCGCGGATTCAGACCGTGCGGGTGGAGACGGCGGCCGAGATGTTTGCGGCGGCTTCGGCCGCGGCTGAGGTGGCCGATGTATGGGTATTTGCAGCGGCGGTGGCCGACTACCGGCCGGCGCAGGTAGCAGCCGAAAAGATTAAGAAAGCGGGCGAAACGCTGACGCTGGAGCTGGTGAAAAACGTAGACATTGCCGCCACGCTCGGCCAACAGAAGCGGGCTGAACAATTTGCCGTGGGTTTTGCGTTGGAGACTACGAACGAGCTGGCCCACGCCCAGGACAAGCTGTACCGCAAAAACTTCGACCTGGTGGTGTTGAATTCACTGCGCGACCCGGGCGCCGGGTTCGGCCACGACACCAACAAGGTGACCGTGCTGGATGCGGCCGGCCAAATCGTTAATTTTGAATTACAGTCCAAAGCCGAGGTGGCCCGTGGGCTGGTTAGCCTGATTTTGGCCCGCCGGGCCGCAAAACTTTGA
- the porD gene encoding type IX secretion system protein PorD, producing MLRKLLAVLLLVVCLLLAGPVARAQELQAEVQVTTQNVTITDPTLVTQMQNEIRNLLNTTAWTTQTYRPDERIKVRMFIGITAIPQNGTYNATMRLISTRPVYGTGYETNVISLTDRSFNFNYSPQNPIAFSQNSFTSNLASLLGYYAYLVIGIDRDTFGRLGGTPYYELARNIVNYSANQTLTNEPDEGWRGSGSRERHNLLDNLTDPQLEAFRLGFYNYYRLGMDLFIEKPEEARASVMTALTGIQKAVVTRPTALITRAFFDAKADEIANIFRTSPDASQKQQLVAMLTEVDPGNSAKYQTVLQ from the coding sequence ATGCTGCGAAAGCTTCTCGCCGTCCTGCTTTTGGTTGTTTGCTTGCTGTTGGCTGGCCCTGTTGCCCGCGCGCAGGAGCTGCAGGCCGAGGTGCAGGTAACCACCCAAAACGTTACCATCACCGACCCAACGCTGGTGACGCAGATGCAGAATGAAATCCGCAACCTGCTCAACACCACGGCTTGGACGACGCAAACCTATCGGCCCGACGAGCGCATCAAGGTGCGCATGTTCATCGGCATCACGGCCATCCCGCAAAACGGCACTTACAACGCCACCATGCGCCTGATTTCGACGCGCCCGGTGTACGGCACCGGCTACGAAACCAACGTCATCAGCCTCACCGACCGCAGCTTCAACTTCAACTACTCGCCCCAAAACCCCATCGCCTTCTCGCAAAACAGCTTCACGTCCAATCTGGCGTCGCTGCTGGGGTACTACGCCTACCTGGTGATTGGCATCGACCGCGACACGTTCGGCCGGCTCGGGGGCACGCCGTACTACGAGCTGGCGCGCAACATCGTCAACTACTCGGCCAACCAAACCCTCACCAACGAGCCCGACGAAGGATGGCGCGGCTCGGGCTCGCGCGAGCGACACAACCTGCTCGACAACCTGACCGACCCGCAGCTTGAAGCCTTCCGCCTCGGGTTTTATAACTACTATCGTTTGGGCATGGATTTATTCATCGAAAAGCCCGAAGAAGCCCGCGCTTCGGTGATGACCGCCCTCACGGGCATTCAAAAAGCCGTGGTGACGCGCCCCACCGCGCTGATAACCCGGGCATTTTTCGACGCCAAAGCCGACGAAATTGCCAACATATTCCGCACCAGCCCCGACGCGAGCCAGAAGCAACAATTGGTGGCCATGCTTACGGAGGTAGACCCCGGCAACTCCGCTAAGTATCAAACGGTGCTGCAATAA